In one window of Meiothermus sp. DNA:
- a CDS encoding serine/threonine-protein kinase yields the protein MDYRRLTRQHYKLEMLLGLGRSSQVYLAHAPDGTKVALKVPRREVRTDRALTERFAQEVALSLTLNHANLVRGLSGRPEGEGAFLALEYFEEGTLEDSLKKGPLSHEVALECLCQIAQALIYLHDRGIIHQDVKPSNIFIDGLLFKLGDFGVAKTRENPKPLERAGSPFYMAPELFLGEPATPASDAYSFGVMAFELLVGKRPFVGENLEELSYAHLHKLPPPTNLPPHLDRIVRNLLTKDPAIRATPKAFLQVVRGTPQAEPNNKTTGEDKPPKGKGLFGLFRKR from the coding sequence ATGGACTATCGCCGACTGACCCGCCAACACTACAAGCTCGAGATGCTCCTGGGCCTGGGACGGTCGTCACAGGTGTACCTGGCCCACGCCCCCGACGGCACCAAGGTAGCCCTCAAGGTACCCCGCCGCGAAGTGCGCACCGACCGGGCCCTTACCGAGCGCTTTGCCCAGGAAGTGGCGCTGTCGCTGACGCTCAACCACGCCAACCTGGTGCGCGGGCTTTCGGGCCGGCCCGAAGGGGAAGGGGCTTTTTTAGCGCTGGAGTATTTCGAGGAAGGCACCCTCGAGGATAGCCTCAAAAAAGGCCCCCTGAGCCACGAGGTGGCCCTCGAGTGCCTGTGTCAAATTGCCCAGGCCCTCATCTACCTCCACGACCGCGGCATCATCCACCAGGATGTTAAGCCCTCCAACATTTTCATTGACGGTCTGCTATTCAAACTGGGCGACTTTGGGGTGGCCAAAACCCGCGAAAACCCCAAGCCCCTGGAGCGGGCCGGAAGCCCCTTCTACATGGCCCCTGAACTATTCCTGGGCGAGCCCGCAACCCCTGCCTCGGACGCCTATTCATTTGGAGTGATGGCCTTCGAGCTGCTGGTGGGCAAACGGCCCTTTGTGGGCGAAAACCTGGAAGAACTCTCTTATGCCCACCTGCATAAGCTACCTCCGCCGACCAACCTTCCCCCTCATCTGGACCGGATCGTGCGCAACCTCCTGACCAAAGACCCTGCCATCCGCGCCACCCCCAAAGCCTTTCTGCAAGTGGTACGCGGCACCCCCCAGGCCGAACCCAACAACAAAACCACCGGGGAGGACAAACCCCCCAAGGGCAAAGGGTTGTTCGGCTTGTTTCGCAAACGCTAG
- a CDS encoding metal-dependent hydrolase: protein MVEVRYLGHSALLFSDGTTRIVVDPFLTGNPKAALSADQVEATLIVLTHAHGDHYGDSVALSQRTGAPIVSNYEIVSYAEKQGGKGVGMNLGGTHKFKGGWLKWFPAWHSSSFPDGTYGGLAQGFVLELAGKRIYNAGDTAFFSDMALVAPYSVDLAILPIGDHFTMGPDDALKALELIRAKQVLPVHYNTFPPIAQDGAAFVQRAGLLGVGGKALQPGEHITLS, encoded by the coding sequence GTGGTCGAAGTACGCTATCTGGGACACTCAGCCCTTCTCTTTAGCGACGGCACCACCCGCATTGTGGTGGATCCTTTCCTCACCGGTAACCCCAAGGCGGCCCTGAGTGCTGACCAGGTGGAGGCCACCCTGATTGTGCTGACCCACGCCCACGGCGACCACTATGGCGACAGCGTGGCTCTTAGCCAGCGCACCGGAGCCCCCATTGTCTCCAACTATGAAATCGTGAGCTACGCCGAAAAGCAGGGAGGCAAGGGCGTGGGTATGAACCTGGGCGGCACCCACAAGTTTAAGGGCGGCTGGCTGAAGTGGTTTCCGGCCTGGCATTCCTCGTCGTTCCCGGACGGAACCTACGGCGGGCTGGCCCAGGGCTTCGTGCTGGAACTGGCTGGCAAGCGAATCTACAACGCCGGCGACACAGCTTTCTTCAGCGATATGGCGCTGGTGGCCCCGTATAGTGTGGATCTGGCCATTCTGCCCATCGGCGACCACTTCACCATGGGGCCCGACGATGCCTTGAAAGCCCTCGAGCTGATCCGTGCCAAGCAAGTTTTACCTGTGCACTACAACACCTTCCCTCCCATTGCTCAGGATGGCGCGGCCTTTGTCCAGCGGGCAGGCCTGCTGGGGGTAGGTGGAAAGGCTCTCCAGCCAGGGGAGCACATAACCCTTTCGTAA
- a CDS encoding transposase family protein gives MEVPDLRAHNRRYDWRMLFMLVLMGLGSGRTNILAIAQWIEDQRDWLLVMGFGRGKTGRALPAQATLYRFLWALEKEAEALERALKAWVKDVLKVLGQGGGLKELGLLEISLDGKHLKGSARGGVGDKAIVLVSAYLSRLGLSLLQSKAVGDEAVAGQQLMMQLGADLSEISIPWVLTGDAAHTESQTAKAILQKGGTTSSRSRITRPS, from the coding sequence ATGGAAGTACCCGACTTGAGAGCACATAACCGTAGGTATGACTGGCGAATGCTGTTCATGCTGGTGCTGATGGGTTTGGGGAGTGGTCGAACGAATATTCTGGCCATAGCCCAGTGGATCGAAGATCAACGGGACTGGCTGCTGGTGATGGGATTTGGTCGAGGAAAAACAGGCCGGGCACTGCCCGCTCAGGCGACTCTTTATCGGTTCTTGTGGGCCTTGGAGAAAGAAGCAGAGGCTTTGGAAAGGGCCTTGAAGGCCTGGGTAAAGGATGTGTTGAAGGTGTTGGGTCAAGGCGGTGGGCTCAAAGAGTTGGGTTTGTTGGAGATCAGCCTGGATGGTAAACACCTCAAGGGCAGTGCCAGGGGCGGGGTGGGGGATAAGGCCATCGTATTGGTCTCAGCCTATCTGAGCCGGTTGGGTCTAAGCCTGTTGCAAAGCAAAGCTGTGGGAGATGAGGCGGTAGCCGGACAGCAGTTGATGATGCAGTTGGGGGCTGACTTGTCGGAGATCAGCATCCCTTGGGTGTTGACGGGGGATGCCGCCCATACGGAGAGCCAGACCGCCAAAGCCATCTTGCAAAAGGGGGGCACTACTTCCTCGCGCTCAAGAATAACCAGGCCGAGTTGA
- a CDS encoding transposase: MGVDGGCRPYGEPDRQSHLAKGGHYFLALKNNQAELKDWAEHLMRYPVDDEHAYHQVRSGSLWVWRVRSTAQIPVEKDLSFPGLQQIVQIYRHKTHKRTGAISEETHLAVTNLSPTQADAATLALISRNHWAIENKLHHKRDSVLAEDACRTRKAAQALAALRNLLLGFLHQLSRPVLRSVRSFSVQPMLLFRWLNGCI; this comes from the coding sequence TTGGGTGTTGACGGGGGATGCCGCCCATACGGAGAGCCAGACCGCCAAAGCCATCTTGCAAAAGGGGGGCACTACTTCCTCGCGCTCAAGAATAACCAGGCCGAGTTGAAGGATTGGGCTGAACATTTGATGCGATACCCCGTTGACGATGAACACGCGTACCATCAGGTACGCAGTGGCTCGCTGTGGGTTTGGCGGGTCCGCTCCACCGCTCAAATCCCGGTCGAGAAAGATTTATCCTTTCCTGGTCTACAACAAATCGTTCAAATCTATCGCCACAAGACCCACAAACGCACCGGTGCCATCTCCGAAGAGACTCACCTTGCCGTCACCAACCTAAGCCCTACTCAAGCGGATGCCGCTACCCTGGCCCTCATCAGCCGTAACCATTGGGCTATCGAGAACAAGCTCCACCACAAACGGGACTCCGTCCTTGCTGAAGATGCTTGTCGCACCCGCAAAGCTGCCCAAGCCCTGGCGGCTTTGCGCAACCTCCTCCTGGGCTTCCTTCACCAACTCAGCAGACCCGTCCTTCGCAGCGTTCGCAGCTTTTCCGTCCAACCCATGCTACTGTTTCGCTGGCTCAATGGTTGTATATGA
- a CDS encoding DUF3809 family protein: MVLEKSFSLHLPEPPEHLLMPERVFAGKPPFGELTRQDTSLRGYLVAEAPLFGEIHFPFHSRIHPEGLAAQLEALPLPDPPAFWAELEGFGEVVAGGIDYRLTLRIHATLPQGEKWGGRALGRLAEAAFERNVERVLARLAQV, encoded by the coding sequence ATGGTCCTGGAAAAATCTTTCAGCCTGCACTTGCCCGAACCCCCCGAACATCTGCTCATGCCCGAGCGGGTGTTCGCCGGCAAGCCCCCTTTTGGTGAGCTGACCCGCCAGGACACCAGCCTGCGGGGCTATCTGGTGGCCGAGGCCCCCCTGTTTGGGGAAATCCATTTTCCCTTCCATAGCCGTATTCATCCAGAGGGCCTTGCAGCCCAACTGGAGGCCCTGCCCCTCCCCGATCCACCGGCCTTCTGGGCCGAGCTCGAGGGCTTTGGTGAGGTGGTTGCGGGAGGGATTGACTACCGGCTTACCCTGCGCATCCATGCCACCTTGCCCCAGGGAGAAAAATGGGGGGGGCGGGCTTTGGGACGCCTGGCCGAGGCTGCTTTCGAGCGCAATGTGGAGCGGGTCTTGGCGCGGTTGGCGCAGGTCTGA
- a CDS encoding DUF3248 domain-containing protein, which yields MDDLLERLGNHLVWRIGKAEGEEVLVVRVGLASAAPEFGHLARLRNVTDEEIEQLAQAGKFRIEWVN from the coding sequence ATGGACGACCTGCTCGAGCGGCTGGGGAATCATCTGGTCTGGCGCATCGGCAAGGCCGAAGGCGAGGAGGTGCTGGTCGTGCGGGTGGGGCTGGCCTCGGCGGCCCCCGAGTTTGGCCACCTGGCCCGCCTGCGAAATGTAACCGACGAGGAAATCGAACAGCTCGCACAGGCTGGAAAATTTCGGATTGAGTGGGTTAACTGA
- a CDS encoding NTP transferase domain-containing protein: MEAIVLAGGSPQDPLAQKFAVASKTLVPHRGRPLVEYTLEALMQAGLEVILVGPPAPLNPPPKVSLPDQGSLIANLEAGLRAAQGEKVLVATGDMPFLNVEAVRWVLEHAPQAGFVYTIIAKPTIEQRFPSMRRTYARVREGSFTGGNIVIIDKKLFFTALPLLKRALELRKKPLALAQMIGFGTLLKVLLGQAEIEGLEARVSQIIGFPARALITPYAEVGVDIDKEEDLRWLG, from the coding sequence GTGGAAGCGATTGTGTTGGCCGGGGGCAGCCCCCAAGACCCCCTGGCCCAAAAGTTTGCTGTAGCCAGCAAAACCCTGGTGCCCCATCGGGGCCGTCCGCTGGTGGAGTACACCCTCGAGGCTCTGATGCAGGCTGGGCTGGAGGTGATTCTGGTGGGCCCTCCGGCCCCCTTGAATCCGCCACCTAAGGTATCCCTGCCCGACCAAGGCAGCCTGATAGCCAACCTCGAGGCCGGCCTCCGCGCCGCCCAGGGCGAGAAAGTGCTGGTTGCAACCGGCGATATGCCCTTTTTGAACGTGGAAGCCGTGCGCTGGGTGCTGGAACATGCGCCCCAGGCGGGTTTTGTATATACCATTATTGCCAAGCCCACCATCGAGCAACGCTTTCCCAGCATGCGCCGCACCTACGCCCGTGTGCGCGAGGGCTCTTTCACGGGGGGCAACATCGTTATTATTGACAAAAAGCTCTTTTTTACCGCCCTTCCTTTGCTCAAGCGGGCCCTGGAACTGCGCAAAAAGCCCCTGGCCCTGGCCCAGATGATCGGCTTCGGAACCCTTCTAAAGGTGCTACTGGGCCAGGCCGAGATTGAGGGGCTCGAGGCCCGGGTCTCGCAGATCATCGGGTTTCCGGCCAGGGCGCTCATCACCCCCTATGCCGAAGTGGGGGTAGATATAGACAAGGAAGAGGATTTACGGTGGTTGGGGTAA
- a CDS encoding CBS domain-containing protein: MRTVRDLRLAGLIAYLAALIAGLVVSGLIHWALGGRGQFGWEGFNFFGILEGLSFLLVFTLSLWIAKRAVKVTTTTLLSAGIFAPTSARKLARPVPVIHALQSFEGNIAVLLEAGHPVGVIGIADSLVPWDEAPVVPGETAASELSSIFRQHQIVFVADGDKVHGMITRERYFKYLGAK; encoded by the coding sequence ATGCGAACGGTTCGTGATTTACGCCTGGCGGGTTTGATTGCTTATCTTGCTGCCCTGATTGCAGGGCTGGTTGTTTCGGGGCTCATACACTGGGCTTTGGGTGGGCGCGGACAGTTTGGCTGGGAGGGTTTCAACTTTTTTGGCATCCTCGAGGGCCTTTCCTTCCTGCTGGTTTTCACCCTGAGCCTCTGGATCGCCAAGCGAGCGGTCAAGGTAACCACTACTACCCTTCTCTCAGCCGGAATTTTTGCCCCTACCTCGGCCCGCAAACTGGCCAGGCCGGTACCGGTCATTCATGCCCTTCAATCCTTCGAGGGCAACATCGCGGTGCTGCTCGAGGCCGGGCATCCGGTAGGCGTCATTGGCATCGCCGACTCGCTGGTACCCTGGGACGAGGCCCCGGTGGTGCCTGGCGAGACCGCAGCCAGCGAACTAAGCTCGATATTCCGCCAGCACCAGATTGTCTTCGTGGCTGATGGAGACAAAGTCCATGGCATGATTACGCGCGAGCGCTACTTCAAATATTTGGGAGCAAAATAG
- a CDS encoding type IV pilus twitching motility protein PilT encodes MTKAPDIVDLLNLAVDRSASDLVITVGLPPMVKIDGEFHPTEYEPLTPQETRRLTYALMDEKQQRVFEEEKELDFSFSLPGKGRFRVNIFLQRGSVGGVLRVVPSNVKSFEELGLPKNVADIAMNPRGLVLVTGPTGSGKSTTLASMIDYINERKRCHIVTIEDPIEFFHRHKSSIINQREIGSDTHGFDKALRSVLRQAPDVILVGEMRDYETISAAITAAETGHLVMGTLHTNSAPETIDRIIDVFPESQQEQVRVQLSNNLVAVLTQQLLPKAFGGGRVLAYELMIATPAVRALIREGKSHQLVSVIQTGGQYGMITMDAYLADLFKRKLITYEMGQSRSVDPKEFARLAGAGSAASSAVGARRP; translated from the coding sequence ATGACCAAAGCCCCGGATATTGTAGATTTGCTCAACCTGGCTGTAGACCGAAGCGCCTCGGACCTGGTTATTACGGTGGGTCTTCCGCCCATGGTCAAAATTGACGGTGAGTTTCATCCCACCGAGTATGAGCCCCTGACCCCACAGGAAACCCGTCGCTTGACCTATGCCCTGATGGACGAAAAGCAGCAACGGGTCTTCGAGGAAGAGAAGGAGCTCGACTTCTCCTTCAGCCTGCCGGGTAAAGGCCGCTTTCGCGTCAATATCTTCTTGCAGCGCGGTAGTGTGGGCGGGGTGTTGCGGGTGGTGCCTTCCAACGTCAAGAGCTTCGAAGAATTGGGCCTGCCCAAAAATGTGGCTGACATCGCTATGAACCCACGGGGTCTGGTGCTGGTGACCGGGCCTACGGGCTCGGGGAAGTCCACCACCCTGGCTTCGATGATCGACTACATCAACGAGCGTAAGCGCTGCCACATTGTCACCATCGAAGACCCTATCGAGTTCTTCCACCGCCATAAATCCTCCATCATCAACCAGCGTGAAATCGGCTCCGATACCCATGGTTTCGATAAAGCCCTGCGTTCGGTGCTGCGCCAGGCCCCGGATGTGATTCTGGTAGGCGAGATGCGGGACTATGAAACCATCTCAGCAGCCATTACTGCTGCCGAGACCGGCCACCTGGTCATGGGAACCTTGCACACCAACAGCGCACCCGAGACCATCGACCGTATCATCGATGTGTTTCCAGAGTCTCAGCAGGAGCAGGTGCGGGTACAGCTTTCCAACAACCTGGTGGCCGTCCTGACCCAGCAGCTTCTGCCCAAGGCTTTCGGGGGAGGGCGTGTTCTGGCCTACGAACTCATGATTGCGACGCCGGCGGTGCGGGCGCTCATCCGTGAAGGCAAGAGCCACCAGCTAGTTAGCGTGATTCAGACTGGCGGGCAGTATGGCATGATTACCATGGATGCCTACCTGGCCGACCTGTTTAAGCGCAAGCTGATTACCTATGAAATGGGGCAATCGCGCTCGGTAGACCCTAAGGAGTTTGCCCGTCTGGCGGGTGCGGGCAGCGCTGCGTCCTCGGCCGTAGGAGCGCGTCGGCCGTAA
- a CDS encoding M3 family metallopeptidase: MSKNPLLEIRYDIPFSEIRPEHIEPAVQTLLAQAEEEFRAILRVEGPRTFENTLLALDRLGERLGYAFTLVAHLESVVSSPELRAAYNAIIPPITAFSTRVQLSTELYQALKDLAASPEAQTLSPDWARFLKLRLDEFRRQGADLPAEKKARLEVLNTRLSEITTQFEQNLTDSTADWELYLDETQIAGLPPSALEAARQSARSKGRDGYRFTLQQPSFLAVQTYLDNAEIRKQVYLAYYTRATEPGRDNRPLIDEILALRREKAALLGYANFADFVLENRMAGKAERALQFEHDLKAAYEPYFTRELAALEAFRRELEGPQAPPLEPWDIAYYAEKQRKALYDFDEEELRPYFALPQVLAGLFEIVRRVFGLEVREVNGVDTWHPEVKTYEIYRDGKRICRFFTDWHPRENKRGGAWMNSLIRGVRIGETTEPHLGLMCGNLTPPVGDQPALLTHREVETVFHEFGHLLHLALSSVEARSLAGTQVARDFVELPSQIMENWCWEREALDLFARHYQTGEPIPDALFEKMMQARNYWAANLGMRQLAFGMLDLSLHVHYSPGDGDVMQYARQVMQPFMPAPLPQDYAFVAGFAHLFGHPVGYAAGYYSYKWSEVLDADAFSRFKSEGIFSRQTGEDFIAHILSKGNAVDPAELFRRFLGRDPDPKALLARSGLLD; the protein is encoded by the coding sequence ATGTCGAAGAACCCCCTGCTGGAGATTCGCTACGACATTCCTTTTAGCGAAATCCGCCCTGAGCACATCGAACCCGCCGTCCAAACCCTCCTGGCCCAGGCTGAAGAAGAGTTTCGGGCCATTCTGAGGGTAGAGGGGCCGCGCACCTTCGAGAATACCCTGCTGGCCCTGGACCGGCTGGGCGAGAGGCTCGGCTATGCTTTTACGCTGGTGGCCCACCTCGAGAGCGTGGTCTCGAGCCCCGAACTACGCGCCGCCTACAACGCCATCATCCCGCCCATCACCGCCTTTAGTACCCGGGTGCAGCTCTCAACCGAGCTTTATCAGGCCCTCAAAGACCTGGCCGCTTCACCAGAAGCCCAGACCCTGAGCCCCGACTGGGCGCGGTTCTTGAAGCTGCGCTTAGACGAGTTTCGCCGCCAGGGGGCCGACCTTCCGGCAGAAAAGAAGGCCCGCCTCGAGGTCCTCAACACCCGGCTTTCGGAAATCACCACCCAGTTCGAGCAAAACCTTACCGACTCCACCGCCGATTGGGAACTCTACCTGGACGAAACCCAGATCGCGGGTCTGCCTCCAAGCGCCCTCGAGGCCGCCCGCCAGAGCGCCCGCTCTAAAGGGCGCGACGGCTACCGCTTTACCCTGCAACAGCCCAGCTTCCTGGCGGTACAAACCTACCTGGACAATGCCGAGATCCGCAAGCAGGTCTACCTGGCCTACTACACCCGCGCCACCGAGCCGGGGCGCGACAACCGGCCCCTGATAGATGAAATCCTGGCCCTGCGCCGCGAAAAAGCCGCCCTCCTGGGCTATGCCAACTTTGCCGACTTCGTGCTGGAAAACCGCATGGCCGGCAAAGCCGAACGAGCCCTGCAATTCGAGCACGACCTGAAGGCAGCTTACGAGCCCTACTTCACCAGGGAGTTGGCGGCCCTCGAGGCCTTTCGCCGTGAGCTCGAGGGCCCCCAGGCACCCCCGCTGGAACCCTGGGACATCGCCTACTACGCCGAGAAGCAGCGCAAGGCCCTCTACGACTTCGACGAAGAAGAACTGCGCCCTTATTTTGCCTTGCCCCAGGTACTCGCTGGGCTGTTCGAAATCGTCCGGCGGGTGTTTGGCCTCGAGGTGCGCGAGGTTAACGGGGTGGATACCTGGCACCCCGAGGTTAAGACCTACGAGATTTACCGAGACGGAAAGCGCATCTGCCGATTCTTCACCGACTGGCACCCCCGCGAAAACAAGCGCGGTGGGGCCTGGATGAACTCGCTCATCCGGGGCGTGCGCATCGGCGAGACCACCGAGCCCCACCTGGGCCTGATGTGCGGCAACCTGACGCCCCCGGTAGGCGACCAGCCCGCCCTGCTCACCCACCGCGAGGTCGAAACCGTCTTCCACGAGTTTGGCCACCTGCTTCACCTGGCTCTCTCGAGCGTCGAGGCGCGGAGCCTGGCTGGCACTCAGGTCGCCCGCGACTTTGTAGAGCTGCCCAGCCAGATCATGGAGAACTGGTGCTGGGAGCGCGAGGCCCTCGACCTCTTCGCCCGCCACTACCAGACCGGCGAACCCATCCCCGATGCGCTGTTTGAAAAGATGATGCAGGCCCGCAACTACTGGGCCGCCAACCTGGGCATGCGCCAGCTGGCCTTCGGAATGCTTGACCTCTCTTTACACGTGCACTACAGCCCAGGCGATGGCGACGTGATGCAGTACGCCCGGCAGGTTATGCAACCCTTCATGCCGGCCCCGCTTCCCCAGGACTATGCTTTTGTGGCTGGGTTTGCCCATCTTTTTGGTCATCCGGTGGGCTATGCCGCTGGCTACTACTCCTACAAATGGTCAGAGGTGCTCGATGCCGACGCTTTCTCGCGTTTTAAGTCCGAGGGCATCTTCAGCCGCCAGACCGGCGAGGACTTCATTGCCCACATTCTGAGCAAAGGCAACGCCGTAGACCCCGCCGAGCTCTTCCGCCGCTTCCTGGGGCGCGACCCCGACCCCAAGGCCCTGCTGGCCCGTTCAGGGTTGCTGGACTGA
- a CDS encoding DegT/DnrJ/EryC1/StrS aminotransferase family protein gives MISILDLKREYLELKPSIDAAIERVLTSGWFVGGPEVAALESELAGYLKVPHVVTCGSGTDALYIALKAMGIGPGDEVITTPFTFIATLEAILHAGARPVLVDIDPQNFNLNPALLEEALTPRTRAILPVHLYGQVAPMKEIRDFAQKHGLRILEDAAQAIGARYCASGCQHPADHACNCSNPQAGTLGDAGAFSLYPSKNLGAYGDGGFIATHSDSIAEEARLLAAHGSRVRYHHVRPAGYTSRLDALQAAILRVKLPYLEAWNTRRRQIAQMYNQGLRDKVLVPCEMPYALHIYHQYTVRHLERDRLAAYLKDQGIGSSVHYPVPAHLQPAYRGLAPAGALPAAEAAAREVLSLPMHPFLAEAEVEAVIRAVQSYA, from the coding sequence ATGATCTCGATTCTAGATCTCAAACGGGAGTACCTCGAGCTCAAACCATCCATTGATGCAGCTATTGAACGGGTGCTCACCTCCGGCTGGTTTGTGGGGGGCCCCGAGGTAGCCGCCCTGGAAAGCGAGCTAGCAGGCTATCTGAAGGTGCCCCATGTGGTAACGTGCGGCTCTGGCACGGATGCGCTTTACATTGCCCTAAAGGCCATGGGCATTGGGCCAGGGGACGAGGTCATCACCACCCCATTTACCTTTATTGCCACCCTCGAGGCCATCCTGCACGCTGGGGCCAGGCCCGTTCTGGTAGACATCGACCCCCAAAACTTCAACCTGAACCCGGCGCTCCTCGAGGAAGCCCTCACGCCGCGCACCCGGGCCATCTTGCCGGTGCACCTGTACGGGCAGGTCGCGCCCATGAAAGAAATCCGAGATTTTGCGCAAAAACACGGCCTGCGGATACTAGAAGACGCCGCGCAGGCCATCGGGGCCCGCTACTGCGCTTCTGGCTGCCAGCACCCGGCAGACCATGCCTGCAACTGCTCCAACCCCCAGGCCGGCACCCTGGGCGATGCCGGAGCCTTTAGCCTTTATCCCAGCAAAAACCTGGGGGCCTATGGCGACGGGGGTTTTATCGCCACCCACAGCGACTCCATTGCCGAAGAAGCGCGCCTATTGGCCGCCCACGGCTCCAGGGTGCGCTACCACCATGTGCGGCCTGCGGGGTACACCTCGAGGCTCGACGCCTTGCAAGCAGCCATACTGCGGGTGAAACTGCCCTACCTGGAAGCCTGGAACACCCGCCGCCGACAAATCGCCCAGATGTACAACCAGGGACTTCGGGACAAGGTGCTGGTTCCCTGCGAAATGCCCTACGCCCTGCACATCTATCACCAGTACACCGTGCGCCACCTCGAGCGCGACCGGCTGGCCGCTTATCTAAAAGACCAGGGCATCGGCAGCAGCGTCCACTACCCGGTTCCGGCACACCTGCAACCGGCCTACCGCGGTCTGGCCCCCGCAGGTGCCCTCCCCGCTGCCGAGGCCGCCGCCCGCGAGGTGCTGAGCCTGCCCATGCACCCTTTCTTAGCCGAGGCCGAGGTTGAAGCGGTAATTCGGGCTGTGCAAAGTTACGCCTAA
- a CDS encoding LptF/LptG family permease has translation MTHLDRYILREAVPIFLFGLVLYVGFGLISNVLPRAQWMGTAELTSILKWLALQVPYAAVQALPIAGLLAVMLAFGRLARENELMVMQAGGISVLRTARLFLLGGLFMSGLSLMLSEWVVPWANRATALVYWNELIPERTPQFNLVGRELSVGEYTLRYDGFDAAKDELQQVRLERWQGPVMTVILAQTARLQGSTIVFRDYKVFTLDFAQLPLPDFSTLEQAEAGLRGVFRAQNIGQPGAELSVRLSRSREDLEAQYAGGGFETPVSLSEWWRKLRDPRTPLRELREAKAQWHSTIALALANLMVLVLALPVAVRRATSPGTALALALVLTIAYYVAFSTGKVLALTGPLPPEAGAWGANLLGLVVGFWLGKGIYR, from the coding sequence ATGACCCACCTGGATCGTTACATTTTGCGCGAGGCCGTGCCCATCTTTTTGTTCGGGCTGGTGTTGTATGTGGGCTTTGGGCTCATCAGCAACGTCCTGCCCAGGGCCCAGTGGATGGGCACCGCCGAACTGACCAGCATCCTCAAATGGCTGGCCTTACAGGTGCCCTACGCCGCCGTGCAAGCCCTGCCCATCGCTGGATTGTTGGCCGTGATGCTGGCCTTTGGGCGGCTGGCGCGGGAAAACGAGCTGATGGTCATGCAGGCCGGTGGCATTTCGGTGCTTCGCACCGCCCGGCTGTTTTTGCTGGGGGGGCTCTTCATGAGTGGGCTTTCGCTCATGCTTTCAGAATGGGTGGTGCCCTGGGCCAACCGAGCTACGGCGCTGGTGTACTGGAACGAGCTAATTCCGGAGCGCACCCCACAGTTCAACCTGGTGGGGCGGGAGCTTTCGGTGGGCGAGTACACCCTGCGCTACGATGGCTTCGATGCAGCTAAGGACGAGCTGCAGCAGGTGCGCCTCGAGCGCTGGCAGGGCCCGGTCATGACTGTAATTCTGGCTCAAACCGCCCGCTTGCAGGGCTCCACGATCGTGTTCCGCGATTACAAGGTCTTCACCCTGGACTTTGCCCAGTTGCCCCTCCCTGACTTCAGCACCCTCGAGCAGGCCGAAGCTGGCTTGCGGGGGGTGTTTCGGGCCCAGAACATCGGCCAGCCGGGTGCGGAACTCTCGGTACGGCTTTCCCGCAGCCGCGAAGACCTGGAAGCCCAGTACGCCGGGGGCGGCTTCGAGACGCCGGTCTCGCTTTCGGAGTGGTGGCGCAAACTCCGAGACCCCCGCACCCCACTCCGCGAGTTGCGCGAAGCCAAAGCCCAGTGGCACTCCACCATTGCCCTGGCCCTGGCCAACCTGATGGTGCTGGTGCTCGCCCTACCGGTAGCGGTGCGGCGGGCCACCAGCCCCGGCACCGCGCTGGCGCTGGCCCTGGTGCTCACCATTGCCTACTACGTGGCCTTTAGCACCGGCAAGGTACTGGCCCTCACGGGCCCCCTGCCCCCCGAAGCTGGGGCCTGGGGCGCGAACCTGCTGGGTTTGGTGGTGGGTTTCTGGCTGGGGAAGGGCATCTATCGTTGA